One Obesumbacterium proteus DNA window includes the following coding sequences:
- the pldB gene encoding lysophospholipase L2: MPPLNQSWLQRENEFAAFTTGPLLDFWQQRQEEVFMGVDDVSIRFVRFTSKQHSRVVLVSPGRIESYMKYPELAYDLFHSGYDVVIIDHRGQGKSGRMLDDHHRGHVVRFDDYVDDLEILWQQEILSKPYKQRFALAHSMGGAILALFLARKPQGVTAAALCAPMTGIKLPMPLWVAKRIADWAERYPKMRDNYALGTGHWRPLPFIVNELTHSRVRYRRFLRYYADYPELQVGGPTYRWVRESIQAGERAIANAENITAPLLLLQAGDDRVVANASHFSFCQSLTKAGNPPYGGAPHIIKGARHEILFERDAMRTEALNAILHFYALHSDSSAETAANPS; this comes from the coding sequence ATGCCTCCTCTGAACCAAAGCTGGTTGCAGCGCGAGAACGAATTCGCCGCATTTACCACCGGTCCATTACTCGATTTCTGGCAACAACGTCAGGAAGAGGTTTTTATGGGAGTGGACGATGTTTCGATTCGATTTGTCCGTTTTACGTCAAAACAGCATTCCCGTGTGGTACTGGTTTCGCCAGGTCGCATCGAAAGCTACATGAAGTATCCCGAACTCGCCTACGATCTGTTTCACAGCGGCTATGACGTGGTGATTATTGATCATCGTGGTCAGGGAAAATCAGGGCGAATGCTGGACGACCATCACCGTGGTCACGTCGTCCGTTTTGATGATTACGTCGATGATTTAGAGATTCTGTGGCAGCAAGAAATTTTATCTAAACCCTACAAACAGCGTTTTGCGTTGGCCCACTCCATGGGCGGTGCGATACTCGCGCTGTTTTTGGCTCGCAAGCCGCAGGGCGTCACCGCCGCCGCGCTGTGTGCGCCCATGACAGGGATAAAATTGCCCATGCCGTTATGGGTTGCCAAGCGAATTGCGGACTGGGCAGAACGTTATCCGAAAATGCGGGATAATTACGCATTAGGTACCGGCCATTGGCGCCCATTGCCTTTTATTGTTAATGAACTCACCCATAGTCGGGTTCGCTATCGCCGTTTTTTACGCTATTACGCTGATTACCCTGAATTACAGGTCGGCGGGCCGACTTACCGCTGGGTGCGCGAAAGTATTCAGGCGGGGGAACGAGCCATCGCCAACGCTGAAAATATCACTGCGCCACTGCTGTTATTACAAGCGGGTGATGATCGGGTCGTTGCCAACGCATCGCATTTTTCTTTTTGTCAGTCACTCACGAAAGCGGGGAATCCACCATACGGTGGGGCTCCCCATATTATTAAGGGCGCACGCCACGAGATCCTGTTTGAGCGGGACGCAATGCGCACTGAGGCGTTAAATGCCATTTTGCATTTTTACGCTCTTCACTCCGATTCGTCGGCAGAAACTGCCGCCAACCCCAGCTGA
- the yigL gene encoding sugar/pyridoxal phosphate phosphatase YigL has protein sequence MYHIVASDMDGTLLSPAHTLTPFARETLQQLTQLGVNFVFATGRHHIDIAQVRDSLGISAFMITSNGARVHNTAGELIFSHNVDEDIARDLYNIVHNDPDILTNVYRNDDWFMNRESPEQKAFFQESVFHYQLFEPAFLPTDGICKVYYTSDTHEKLLPLEEAINARWGDRVNVSFSLPTCLEVMAGGVSKGHALEYVAKLLGYTLKDCIAFGDGMNDMEMLSMAGKGCIMRDSHQRLKDALPNLEVIGSNVDDAVPHYLRKMYLEASAD, from the coding sequence ATGTACCACATTGTTGCTTCTGATATGGACGGCACCCTGCTGTCACCTGCTCATACATTGACTCCATTTGCCCGTGAAACTTTGCAACAGCTGACCCAGCTCGGGGTAAATTTTGTATTTGCCACAGGCCGTCATCATATTGATATTGCACAGGTTAGAGACAGTTTAGGTATCAGCGCTTTCATGATTACGTCAAACGGTGCGCGTGTACATAACACCGCCGGTGAGCTGATTTTCAGCCATAACGTGGATGAAGATATTGCCCGCGACCTTTACAACATCGTGCACAACGATCCAGATATCCTGACCAACGTCTATCGTAATGATGATTGGTTCATGAACCGTGAAAGCCCTGAGCAGAAAGCGTTTTTCCAAGAGTCCGTTTTCCACTATCAGCTGTTTGAACCGGCATTTTTACCCACCGACGGCATCTGTAAAGTCTATTACACCAGCGATACTCACGAAAAACTGCTGCCGTTGGAAGAAGCTATCAATGCACGCTGGGGTGACCGCGTAAACGTCAGTTTCTCACTGCCAACCTGCTTAGAAGTGATGGCGGGCGGCGTATCAAAAGGCCATGCGCTGGAATATGTGGCGAAGCTCTTGGGCTATACGCTTAAAGATTGCATCGCTTTCGGCGACGGCATGAACGACATGGAAATGCTGTCGATGGCGGGCAAAGGTTGCATCATGCGCGATTCCCATCAGCGCCTGAAAGACGCGTTGCCAAATCTGGAAGTGATCGGCAGCAACGTTGATGATGCGGTACCGCATTATCTGCGGAAGATGTATTTGGAAGCATCTGCGGACTGA
- the fdhE gene encoding formate dehydrogenase accessory protein FdhE: MSIKIVPKEQLGAEREKSGGLDNIPPVLFANLKSLYSRRAERLRQLAENNPLGDYLNFAAAIADAQQKALHDNPLTIDLTQTLTNAAAMGKPPLDTSIFPRTHHWHTLLQALIAELMPDAPEHVQPVLENLSKTSDSELEIMAKDLFAGNYGVVGSDKAPFIWAALSLYWAQMATQIPGKAKAEYGEHRQFCPVCGSMPVASVIHMGTTNGLRYLHCNLCESEWHVVRVKCTNCEQTRDLNYWSLDSENAAVKAESCGDCGTYLKMVYQEKDPKVEPVADDLATLVLDAKMEEEGFGRSSINPFLFPGE, encoded by the coding sequence ATGAGCATTAAAATCGTCCCGAAAGAACAGCTAGGTGCAGAACGCGAAAAATCAGGTGGTTTAGACAATATTCCTCCGGTGCTGTTTGCTAACCTCAAGAGCCTCTATTCCCGCCGCGCGGAACGTCTGCGTCAACTTGCGGAAAATAATCCTCTGGGCGACTACCTGAATTTTGCAGCGGCGATCGCTGATGCTCAGCAAAAAGCATTGCACGACAACCCATTAACCATTGATTTAACCCAAACGCTAACTAACGCCGCCGCCATGGGCAAACCGCCTCTGGACACGAGTATTTTCCCACGCACTCATCACTGGCATACCCTGTTGCAGGCGCTGATTGCCGAACTGATGCCTGATGCGCCAGAGCATGTTCAGCCGGTGCTGGAGAACCTATCTAAGACATCTGACTCCGAGCTGGAAATCATGGCGAAGGATCTGTTTGCGGGTAACTACGGCGTCGTTGGCAGCGATAAAGCCCCCTTCATCTGGGCTGCGCTATCTTTATACTGGGCGCAAATGGCAACCCAAATTCCGGGCAAAGCCAAAGCCGAATATGGCGAACATCGCCAATTCTGTCCGGTATGCGGCAGCATGCCGGTAGCCAGCGTCATTCACATGGGCACCACTAACGGCTTACGTTATTTGCATTGCAACCTGTGCGAAAGCGAATGGCACGTAGTACGCGTAAAATGCACCAACTGCGAACAAACGCGCGATCTGAACTACTGGTCACTCGACAGCGAAAATGCCGCCGTTAAAGCAGAAAGCTGTGGGGACTGCGGAACTTACCTGAAAATGGTTTATCAGGAAAAAGACCCGAAAGTTGAGCCCGTTGCCGACGACTTAGCAACGCTGGTGCTCGATGCAAAAATGGAAGAAGAAGGCTTCGGGCGCAGCAGCATCAACCCGTTCCTGTTCCCAGGGGAGTAA
- the fdoI gene encoding formate dehydrogenase cytochrome b556 subunit — protein MKKEKPIQRYSAPERINHWVVAFCFIVVSISGLGFFFPSFNWLMNVFGTPQLARILHPFFGVVMFASFLIMFFRYWKHNLINREDITWAKSIHKIAMNEEVGDTGRYNFGQKCVFWAAIGSLLLLLASGIVIWRPYFADAFSIPVIRLALMVHSFAAVLLIIVIMVHIYAALWVKGTITAMVEGWVPAAWAKKHHPRWYREVKAKEQERK, from the coding sequence ATGAAGAAGGAAAAGCCGATTCAGCGTTACTCAGCGCCAGAACGGATTAACCACTGGGTGGTGGCGTTCTGCTTTATTGTGGTGTCCATCAGCGGCTTGGGGTTCTTTTTCCCCTCGTTTAACTGGCTGATGAATGTCTTTGGTACGCCGCAGCTCGCACGCATCCTGCATCCCTTCTTTGGGGTGGTGATGTTCGCTTCGTTCCTGATCATGTTCTTCCGCTATTGGAAACATAACCTGATCAATCGCGAAGACATCACATGGGCAAAAAGCATTCATAAGATCGCGATGAATGAAGAAGTGGGTGATACCGGTCGCTATAACTTTGGGCAGAAGTGTGTGTTCTGGGCCGCCATCGGCAGCCTGCTCCTCCTTTTGGCCAGCGGCATCGTGATTTGGCGCCCTTATTTCGCCGATGCGTTCTCCATTCCAGTGATCCGTTTGGCGCTGATGGTGCATTCATTCGCCGCAGTGCTGCTGATTATTGTTATTATGGTACATATCTATGCGGCGCTGTGGGTGAAAGGTACGATCACCGCGATGGTCGAAGGCTGGGTACCTGCTGCATGGGCCAAAAAACATCATCCGCGCTGGTATCGAGAAGTGAAAGCCAAAGAACAAGAGCGGAAGTAA
- the fdxH gene encoding formate dehydrogenase subunit beta: protein MAYQSQDIIRRSATNSLTPPPEARNHQEEVAKLIDVTTCIGCKACQVGCSEWNDIRDEVGHNVGVYDNPADLTAKSWTVMRFSEVEENGKLEWLIRKDGCMHCADPGCLKACPSEGAIIQYANGIVDFQSEHCIGCGYCIAGCPFDVPRMNKEDNRVYKCTLCVDRVTVGQEPACVKTCPTGAIHFGTKEAMKNLAAERVAELQTRGFANAGLYDPAGVGGTHVMYVLHHADKPELYHGLPKDPTISPTVQFWKGVWKPLAAIGFAATFAASIFHYVGVGPNRVHDEEENEVDGKVDDIPPDTEQHDKEERK from the coding sequence ATGGCTTATCAATCTCAGGACATAATCCGGCGCTCTGCCACCAATTCCCTGACGCCGCCTCCCGAGGCGCGTAACCATCAGGAAGAAGTGGCAAAGCTGATCGATGTGACCACCTGTATAGGCTGCAAAGCCTGTCAGGTGGGCTGTTCCGAATGGAACGACATCCGTGATGAAGTCGGTCATAACGTCGGGGTGTACGATAACCCTGCCGATTTAACCGCTAAATCTTGGACGGTGATGCGTTTTTCCGAAGTTGAGGAAAACGGCAAGCTGGAATGGCTTATCCGCAAAGATGGCTGCATGCACTGCGCCGATCCGGGCTGCCTAAAAGCCTGCCCATCGGAAGGCGCAATCATTCAGTATGCTAACGGCATTGTCGATTTCCAGTCAGAGCACTGCATCGGCTGTGGTTACTGCATCGCTGGCTGCCCGTTTGACGTGCCGCGCATGAACAAGGAAGACAATCGGGTGTACAAATGCACCCTGTGCGTCGACCGCGTTACCGTGGGACAAGAGCCCGCCTGCGTGAAAACCTGCCCAACCGGCGCCATTCATTTTGGCACCAAAGAAGCGATGAAGAACCTTGCCGCAGAGCGTGTCGCCGAGCTGCAAACCCGCGGCTTTGCGAATGCAGGACTGTACGACCCTGCTGGCGTCGGCGGTACGCACGTGATGTACGTACTGCACCACGCCGACAAGCCAGAGCTCTATCACGGCCTGCCAAAAGATCCAACCATCAGCCCAACCGTACAGTTCTGGAAAGGTGTTTGGAAACCGCTGGCCGCCATTGGCTTTGCGGCGACCTTTGCCGCCAGTATCTTCCACTACGTTGGCGTGGGCCCTAACCGCGTTCACGACGAGGAAGAAAACGAGGTGGATGGCAAAGTCGACGATATCCCACCAGATACCGAACAGCACGATAAGGAGGAGCGCAAATGA
- the fdnG gene encoding formate dehydrogenase-N subunit alpha, which produces MQVSRRQFFKICAGGMAGTTAAALGFAPAVALAETRQYKLLRARETRNTCTYCSVGCGLLMYSLGDGAKNAKESIFHIEGDPDHPVNRGALCPKGAGLVDFIHSESRLKYPEYRAPGSDKWQRLTWDDAFERIAKLMKADRDANFIPTNDQGTTVNRWLSTGMLCASASSNETGLLTQKFSRALGMLAVDNQARVUHGPTVASLAPTFGRGAMTNHWVDIKNANLIVVMGGNAAEAHPVGFRWAMEAKIHNKAKLIVIDPRFTRTASVADFYTPIRSGTDIAFLSGVLLYLITNNKINAEYVKNYTNASLLVREDYAFDDGLFSGYNEEKRTYDKTTWNYQLDENGFAKRDDTLQDPRCVWNMLREHVSRYTPEVVENVCGTPKADFLTVCEYIAETSAADKTASFLYALGWTQHSVGAQNIRTMAMIQLLLGNMGMAGGGVNALRGHSNIQGLTDLGLLSTSLPGYLNLPSEKQADLQTYLAATTPKPTLPGQVNYWGNTPKFFVSLMKSFYGDKAQKENNWGFDWLPKWDKGYDVLQYFEMMSQGKVNGYLCQGFNPVASFPNKNKVVKSLSKLKFLVTIDPLNTETSTFWQNHDEFNDVDPSQIQTEVFRLPSTCFAEENGSIVNSGRWLQWHWKGADAPGEALNDGEILAGIFLRLREMYAKDGGAVPEQVLNMTWDYLTPENPAPEEVARESNGKALADLVDPATGAVLVKKGQQLSSFAQLRDDGTTSSGCWIFAGSWTPEGNQMARRDNSDPSGLGNTLGWAWAWPLNRRILYNRASADPSGKPWDPKRQLLEWDGAKWSGIDIPDYSTAAPNSGVGPFIMQPEGMGRLFAIDKMAEGPFPEHYEPFETPLGTNPLHPNVVSNPAARVFKDDLAAMGKADKFPYVGTTYRLTEHFHYWTKHALLNAILQPEQFVEIGETLAEKKGIKHGDTVKVSSNRGYIKAKAVVTKRIRTLKVDGKDIDTIGIPIHWGYQGVAKKGFIANTLTPFVGDANTQTPEFKAFLVNVEKV; this is translated from the coding sequence ATGCAGGTCAGCAGAAGACAGTTCTTTAAGATCTGCGCTGGCGGTATGGCAGGCACCACGGCGGCGGCGCTGGGCTTTGCTCCAGCGGTAGCACTCGCGGAAACTCGGCAGTACAAACTGCTGCGAGCACGCGAAACCCGTAATACCTGTACATACTGTTCTGTCGGCTGTGGGTTGTTGATGTACAGCCTCGGCGACGGCGCAAAAAACGCAAAAGAAAGCATTTTCCACATTGAAGGGGACCCGGATCATCCGGTAAACCGTGGTGCTCTGTGCCCGAAAGGTGCAGGTCTGGTGGATTTCATCCACAGTGAATCTCGTCTGAAATACCCTGAATATCGCGCTCCCGGCTCTGACAAATGGCAACGCCTAACTTGGGACGATGCTTTTGAGCGCATCGCCAAGCTGATGAAAGCCGACCGTGACGCCAACTTTATTCCCACTAACGATCAGGGAACCACGGTTAACCGCTGGCTCTCGACCGGTATGCTCTGCGCCTCTGCATCGAGCAACGAAACTGGTTTATTAACCCAAAAATTTAGTCGCGCCCTCGGCATGCTTGCCGTGGATAACCAAGCGCGCGTCTGACACGGACCAACGGTAGCAAGTCTTGCTCCAACATTTGGTCGCGGTGCGATGACAAACCATTGGGTTGATATTAAAAACGCCAACCTGATCGTTGTTATGGGTGGCAACGCCGCCGAAGCGCATCCCGTAGGGTTCCGCTGGGCGATGGAAGCCAAGATCCATAACAAAGCCAAGCTGATCGTTATCGATCCACGCTTTACCCGAACTGCCTCGGTGGCAGACTTTTACACGCCGATCCGTTCCGGTACCGACATTGCCTTCCTGTCGGGCGTATTGCTGTATCTGATAACCAATAACAAAATTAACGCTGAATACGTTAAGAACTACACCAACGCCAGCCTGCTGGTGCGCGAAGACTATGCCTTCGACGACGGTTTATTCAGTGGCTATAACGAAGAAAAACGTACCTACGACAAAACCACTTGGAACTATCAGCTCGACGAAAATGGCTTCGCCAAACGCGATGACACACTGCAAGATCCGCGCTGTGTGTGGAATATGCTGCGTGAGCACGTCAGCCGCTATACGCCGGAAGTGGTGGAAAACGTCTGCGGTACGCCAAAAGCTGATTTTCTCACCGTTTGCGAATATATCGCAGAAACCAGCGCCGCTGATAAAACAGCTTCGTTCCTGTACGCCTTAGGCTGGACCCAGCACTCCGTGGGGGCGCAAAACATCCGCACCATGGCGATGATCCAGCTGCTGTTGGGCAACATGGGGATGGCCGGTGGTGGCGTTAACGCCTTGCGCGGTCACTCCAACATTCAAGGTCTAACCGACTTAGGATTGCTGTCCACCAGCCTGCCGGGCTATCTCAATTTGCCGTCAGAAAAACAGGCCGACCTGCAAACCTATCTCGCAGCGACAACGCCAAAACCAACGTTACCGGGTCAGGTGAACTACTGGGGTAATACGCCTAAGTTCTTCGTCAGCCTGATGAAATCTTTCTACGGTGATAAAGCGCAGAAAGAAAACAACTGGGGCTTTGATTGGCTGCCGAAGTGGGACAAAGGCTACGACGTCCTGCAGTATTTCGAGATGATGTCGCAGGGCAAAGTGAATGGCTATCTATGCCAAGGCTTTAACCCTGTGGCTTCGTTCCCGAACAAAAACAAAGTGGTGAAATCACTCTCCAAGCTGAAATTCTTGGTGACGATTGACCCTCTGAATACGGAAACCTCAACGTTCTGGCAAAACCATGACGAATTCAACGACGTTGATCCGTCACAGATCCAGACTGAAGTCTTCCGCTTGCCTTCAACCTGCTTCGCCGAGGAAAACGGTTCGATCGTGAACTCTGGCCGCTGGCTGCAATGGCATTGGAAAGGCGCTGACGCCCCGGGTGAAGCGTTAAATGACGGTGAAATTCTGGCCGGTATTTTCCTTCGCCTGCGTGAAATGTATGCCAAAGACGGCGGCGCCGTGCCTGAGCAAGTGCTTAATATGACGTGGGATTACCTCACGCCAGAAAATCCTGCGCCGGAAGAAGTGGCAAGGGAAAGCAACGGTAAAGCGCTGGCTGATTTGGTTGACCCAGCGACCGGTGCCGTTCTGGTGAAAAAAGGCCAACAGCTTAGCTCCTTTGCTCAGCTGCGTGACGACGGCACCACCTCAAGTGGCTGCTGGATCTTCGCCGGAAGCTGGACGCCAGAAGGTAACCAGATGGCGCGCCGTGACAATAGCGATCCGTCCGGTTTAGGTAATACTTTAGGTTGGGCATGGGCATGGCCGCTGAACCGCCGCATTCTGTATAACCGCGCTTCAGCCGATCCGTCGGGCAAACCGTGGGATCCAAAACGTCAGTTGCTGGAGTGGGATGGCGCAAAATGGTCAGGCATTGATATTCCTGACTACAGCACCGCAGCACCAAACAGCGGTGTCGGCCCGTTCATCATGCAGCCGGAAGGTATGGGACGCCTGTTTGCGATTGATAAAATGGCTGAAGGTCCGTTCCCTGAACACTACGAACCGTTTGAAACGCCGCTGGGAACCAACCCGCTGCATCCAAACGTGGTGTCTAACCCTGCTGCTCGCGTGTTTAAAGACGATCTGGCTGCCATGGGCAAAGCCGATAAGTTCCCCTACGTGGGCACCACTTATCGCCTGACCGAGCATTTCCACTATTGGACTAAACATGCCCTGCTGAATGCCATTCTTCAGCCTGAGCAGTTTGTCGAAATTGGTGAAACGCTGGCAGAGAAAAAAGGCATTAAGCATGGCGATACAGTGAAAGTCAGCTCCAACCGTGGCTATATCAAAGCCAAGGCGGTGGTGACCAAACGTATCCGCACGCTGAAGGTGGACGGCAAAGATATCGATACCATCGGTATTCCAATCCACTGGGGCTATCAAGGCGTGGCGAAGAAAGGCTTTATCGCCAACACCCTGACACCGTTTGTCGGTGATGCCAACACGCAAACGCCAGAGTTCAAGGCGTTCCTGGTCAATGTGGAAAAGGTGTAA
- the fdhD gene encoding formate dehydrogenase accessory sulfurtransferase FdhD, whose protein sequence is MSLLNNNPVNGVRQTMVQQRGQLHTSQPDWVAEEVPVALVYNGISHVVMMASPKDFEAFALGFSLSEGIIRSPQDIYGMDVVPACNGVEVQIELSSRCFMALKERRRSMAGRTGCGVCGVEQITDVVRPLEPLPFTQTFDLQNLDQALRQLRSVQQIGDLTGCTHAAAWIDPQGELLGGCEDIGRHVALDKLLGIRAKQPRTQGAVLVSSRASYEMVQKAAMCGVEILFAVSAATTLAIDVAEKCNLTLVGFSKPGRGTVFTHPQRLR, encoded by the coding sequence ATGAGTTTATTAAATAATAATCCAGTTAATGGCGTTCGCCAGACCATGGTGCAACAACGTGGGCAGCTGCACACTTCTCAGCCAGACTGGGTGGCAGAAGAAGTCCCTGTTGCGCTGGTGTATAACGGCATCTCTCACGTGGTGATGATGGCGTCGCCGAAGGACTTTGAAGCTTTCGCGCTAGGCTTTTCGCTTTCAGAAGGCATTATTCGTTCTCCGCAGGATATCTACGGTATGGACGTGGTGCCAGCCTGCAACGGCGTGGAGGTGCAAATTGAGCTTTCAAGCCGCTGTTTTATGGCGCTCAAAGAGCGTCGGCGTTCGATGGCTGGGCGTACCGGCTGTGGCGTGTGTGGCGTTGAGCAAATCACCGACGTTGTTCGTCCGCTAGAGCCATTGCCGTTTACCCAAACGTTTGATCTACAAAATCTGGATCAGGCATTGCGTCAGCTGCGTAGCGTGCAACAAATCGGCGATCTCACCGGTTGTACTCATGCTGCGGCGTGGATTGATCCGCAAGGTGAATTACTCGGAGGCTGCGAGGATATTGGCCGCCATGTGGCGCTGGATAAACTGTTGGGCATACGTGCCAAGCAGCCGCGGACGCAAGGCGCGGTACTGGTTTCTAGCCGAGCAAGCTATGAAATGGTACAAAAAGCGGCGATGTGCGGCGTCGAAATTTTATTTGCCGTTTCGGCAGCCACGACGCTGGCGATTGATGTTGCTGAAAAATGCAATCTCACGCTGGTTGGTTTTAGCAAACCGGGGCGTGGCACGGTATTTACCCACCCGCAGCGGCTGCGGTAG
- a CDS encoding GntP family permease yields the protein MEDLLSWYGALIGLFVAIFLILKKFNPVYSLFFGAIVGCLIGGADLSKTISIIITGTQSVMGTVIRVLAAGVLAGVMMQSGAAGTIAQAIVRKMGEKKAILALALATMVITAVGVFIPVAVLIVAPIALEVGNKMGISKLALLLALSGGGKAGNIISPNPNTIAAANGFHISLSDVMIGGFIPALFGLAMTVIVASMIKHRGVMVTDKEANLISSKTDDDDQKRPPLNKAIITPVIAIVLLMVNPIGSILNIDALSHFKLDALYVLPFAGIVGMIAMGQKNKIISYTTSGVEKMTATVLILIGAGAIAGLIGASNLSMEVVKLIDISGISGTFLAPISGILMAAATASTSTGVILATGTFGTAISQVGLSPLASAVMVHTGATVIDSLPQGNYFHVTADSMHMSIRQRMALIPYEAMVGGTMTIVATIMYGFI from the coding sequence ATGGAAGACCTACTGAGTTGGTATGGCGCCCTAATAGGGCTGTTCGTTGCAATATTTCTTATTCTAAAAAAATTCAATCCGGTATATTCATTATTTTTCGGCGCAATTGTTGGTTGTTTAATTGGTGGCGCTGATTTAAGTAAAACTATAAGCATTATTATTACCGGCACTCAAAGCGTTATGGGTACGGTTATTCGCGTCTTAGCTGCGGGCGTATTAGCAGGCGTGATGATGCAGTCGGGCGCGGCGGGTACGATTGCGCAGGCCATTGTAAGAAAAATGGGTGAGAAAAAAGCGATTCTTGCGCTTGCCCTAGCCACGATGGTGATCACCGCCGTAGGCGTATTTATCCCTGTTGCGGTGCTTATCGTGGCACCTATTGCGCTGGAAGTTGGCAATAAAATGGGGATCTCAAAGCTGGCGCTGTTGCTGGCGCTCTCCGGTGGCGGTAAGGCTGGGAACATTATCTCGCCAAACCCAAACACCATTGCGGCCGCAAATGGTTTTCATATTAGCCTGAGCGATGTGATGATTGGCGGCTTTATTCCTGCACTCTTTGGCCTCGCGATGACCGTTATTGTGGCTTCTATGATTAAACATCGTGGGGTGATGGTTACCGATAAAGAAGCTAATTTAATCTCATCAAAAACAGACGATGACGATCAAAAAAGACCACCATTAAATAAAGCCATTATTACTCCGGTGATTGCGATTGTATTACTGATGGTGAACCCGATTGGTTCTATTCTTAATATTGACGCGTTATCTCACTTTAAGCTTGATGCATTATATGTTCTGCCGTTTGCCGGTATTGTTGGCATGATAGCGATGGGGCAAAAAAATAAAATAATATCTTATACAACCTCTGGCGTTGAAAAAATGACGGCGACAGTATTAATTCTGATTGGTGCGGGTGCGATTGCCGGGCTAATTGGCGCGTCAAACCTTTCCATGGAAGTTGTTAAATTAATCGATATTTCAGGCATTTCAGGCACTTTCTTAGCGCCAATATCAGGGATCCTCATGGCTGCCGCGACGGCTTCAACGTCAACCGGCGTCATTTTAGCAACAGGTACCTTCGGGACCGCCATTTCGCAGGTAGGGCTATCTCCATTGGCCTCTGCGGTGATGGTTCATACTGGTGCTACCGTCATTGACTCTTTACCACAAGGCAACTATTTCCACGTTACCGCTGACAGCATGCATATGTCGATTAGACAACGTATGGCGTTAATCCCTTATGAGGCGATGGTAGGTGGAACAATGACGATTGTGGCGACAATTATGTATGGATTCATCTAA
- a CDS encoding glycerate kinase: MKFVLAPDSFKESMTAKEVCKAMEAGLKVVFPDAEFIHVPMADGGEGTVQSLIDATDGEIYHQTVTGPLGTPVDAQFGIIWSQQTAVIEMASASGIQFTTKETKNPLTATTFGTGELIKACLDKGINKIILGIGGSATNDGGAGMAAALGVRFLDKNGLPLPAGGGALGSLCKIDLDGIDPRLADVEFLVASDVTNPLCGDTGASKTFGPQKGATPETVAILDSALAHYADVIDVQLGRKVKDVPGAGAAGGLGAGLMAFTHCKMARGIDIVTQYSGLSEKLVGADYCFTGEGGIDFQTKFGKTPYGVAQAAKAQGVPVIALAGYIGEGVSELYSEGIDAIFGIVPGAENIDALLKNGCSNVERTCENIGRLLKIARA, from the coding sequence ATGAAGTTTGTTTTGGCACCAGATTCGTTTAAAGAAAGCATGACCGCCAAAGAAGTGTGCAAGGCAATGGAAGCGGGACTCAAAGTCGTATTCCCTGACGCTGAGTTCATCCATGTTCCGATGGCTGACGGCGGTGAGGGAACGGTTCAGTCGTTGATCGATGCCACCGATGGAGAAATCTATCACCAGACGGTCACAGGGCCGTTAGGTACGCCGGTTGATGCACAATTCGGGATTATTTGGAGCCAGCAAACGGCGGTTATCGAAATGGCGTCGGCGAGCGGCATTCAATTCACCACCAAAGAAACCAAAAATCCGCTCACGGCGACGACCTTCGGAACCGGCGAACTGATTAAGGCCTGTCTCGATAAAGGGATTAACAAGATCATTCTGGGCATCGGCGGCAGCGCCACCAATGACGGCGGGGCGGGGATGGCGGCTGCGCTTGGGGTTCGCTTCTTAGATAAAAACGGTTTACCACTGCCAGCGGGCGGCGGTGCGTTAGGCTCGCTGTGCAAAATCGATCTGGATGGCATAGATCCACGGCTCGCTGACGTCGAATTTTTGGTTGCCAGCGACGTGACAAATCCGCTGTGTGGCGACACGGGCGCATCAAAAACGTTTGGCCCGCAAAAGGGTGCCACACCAGAAACCGTGGCGATTTTGGATAGCGCGTTGGCGCACTATGCTGATGTGATTGATGTACAGCTGGGACGCAAAGTGAAAGACGTGCCGGGAGCGGGCGCTGCTGGAGGCTTAGGGGCCGGTTTGATGGCATTCACCCACTGCAAAATGGCGCGTGGCATTGATATTGTGACCCAATATTCTGGCTTAAGTGAAAAGCTCGTGGGTGCCGATTACTGCTTTACCGGCGAAGGTGGCATCGATTTCCAAACCAAGTTTGGCAAAACGCCTTATGGTGTTGCTCAGGCGGCTAAAGCACAGGGAGTACCGGTTATTGCTCTGGCTGGCTATATCGGTGAAGGCGTGAGTGAGCTGTATAGCGAAGGTATTGATGCCATCTTTGGTATCGTGCCAGGCGCTGAGAATATCGACGCGCTGCTCAAGAATGGCTGCTCCAATGTTGAAAGAACCTGTGAAAATATTGGCAGACTGCTGAAGATCGCGCGCGCGTAA